tttcaaaaaaaatgttcagaaaatttgtcaTACTAGCAATGTAACGCtaatttatattaaatttatattactgaaatcggaaatttttcaaaaattccatacTAATTCTAATATAACATTGCTATATAGGatatattctcaaaaaaaaagaatggaatttttccaaaaaagtgattAATGTTACTAACGCTAATATAACATTAGACTAATAAagacatattttcaaaaaaaaaattttttgtttttttttttagaatattgtAATACTACTAACGCTAATATTAATTATGAACACTGAAGcggaagtttaaaaaaaaaaattaaaagaaactTCTCGTGATAATTATATAAATTGTTCTGGCAATTCTcaatacttgaaaaaattgaattttatcgattttttggaaaacttgttgagttaaaaatgaaaatttgggcatagcttccgcatctccggtggcaaatgcgctctatcgCGAATTGTTGGTAAAAAACGCggtatttattgcattttCAGCCGAGAATACCGGATTTGTACCACCAATTCGAGTAGAGGCACAGAAgccacaaaaaagttcaattgttAGGCTTAAAGGCCTGAAACTAGGCTTCCGggcctgaattttcagattgtcaCAGCTAAAAGCCTGATCGGAgcacaaaaattatgattttataGGTTGAAGGGGCTCAAAATTAGGCTTAGCAGcgtcaaaaaataaacttattgATTACATTTACCAGAAATCAagtaaaactcgaaaaattgtttagtttATAAATTGTCCAAAACTAGAAATGACGTTTCTGATGTGTATATAAAATGTTGAGGAGCAGTGCTCTCTTCTTCTGCATTGAGCACTCGTCTTTCTCTGTCTGCGTCTCGCCCTTTCTCTCTCAATTGGTTCTGAATGTTCCCCTCTTGTTGGATGTTGGCTCATCATCAATTTGGAGCACAGAGAGAGCACAACAGGTGACGtggcaaaatttgagagaGAAGAGAATTAGAGATGACGATAAGTAGCACATGTGTTTGGTGAGGAGAAAAGAAAtaggtcaaaaaaaaattttttttttgaaaatttgccacaTGGCATTacatttttcgtgaaattttgaaaatgtgacaGTTTTTGAacgaagtttttcaaaaatgtatgtaaaatttccagtttttctttccaaattttcggatttttttaaaaaacattccaaaCACAGTGTATGCTattcaaaaagtccaaaatcaCGACcggaaacatttaattttttcaaaaagccgaTAATAACATTAACAATATGCTATGTTTCTACTACTATTAACACTAATAATTGATAACCGATAAGCTTATCGAAGAGTGACGCCGAATGAGGAGGCCAATGATTGTTCGATTTGTTTATGGATGACGttcacctgaaaaaaaagtatattaattttttgtggttttttcgGGAATAAAGAACTTTAAACTTAGGTACTTTAAATTAATATGCGACGTATTGTTAATTATTTCGTATGGtgtacaaaatatttttttaaagttgagtttgaaggtttttttcataatgtttATTATCACTTATTAACGTTtgtttatataaaaaatacgTATAGTGTTTAATAATACTATAATATTATATAACTAAcacaaaaattactttcaacttttttcgaggaattcaaatttattaacaGTAACATAATATGAACATACATACtgtaaagtaatttttaaaaatttcagtttttccaaaaattacattaCTCTTAACGCTATAATAGGTTCAAAACTGCCAATAGTGCATATTATTAATGCCAATACTATCACATTATGGTTTGCTAAAGACTACGTATTAGAAAAACGCCATAAGATAGATAATGATAAACTGAATAGCagtgttgaaaaaaaaacattatacatgaaatatatatatataacgatatattataaaattaaagtaCACGTAGTATCATTATGCttaatcaaacttttttgggtgaaaattaagaaattaacTCTATATCGATGTAATATATGcgtcggaattaaaaaatcgcgcctaatttcaagaattttcaaaactaaattccAGTGACACATTATTACACTAATCCACGTTTTAAATGGGATATTTGAAAGAAGTTGCTCTCAGCTAGAGATAATAAAATGGTGTGCAAGTGACACATTATGATCGAGTGGATAGTAGAGTAATGGATAAAGGGAAGCGATGTATATTATTAATATATTAATTTCTACATGTATTACAAAGTGTCAGATTCATTAGGCTGAAAAAGTAAGGGatacataatttttatgaatgaaatcgaaaaattcttcCTTAGAACTTCCCAATAAAATACATAAGtgaacattaatttttgaatttcctacaCATTATTATAGTGTAATGAAAGGAAACTACTTTTCAGAGTCAGAAAACGATAcaaatttcgtattttttggaacatcaCGAAGAAAAGGTGATTAACTAATTCGATATGCCACTTATAcactaaattttcaggattttctgaaaatgcatGTCTCGGCGTGGATTTAATAAAACATTGTgttgatttccaaaaatcaaaatttataaatgagGGAGGAGGCAAGAAATGAGACGATAGAAGTAGATAAAGACATCGGAATGGGGAAAATTCGGACATTCGGGATGACGAACGGCATTTTTAAGCACTCCAACCAATCAATACTGGAAGATCAAGACCATGTCAAAAAATCGACCGTTGAAATCCTGATGCCCGCATATGTAATTGGAGGCCCCATAAGAAGTATTCGAGTGGATAAGGATCGACTTTTTGTACTAGGAATGAAGAACCACCCGGAAGTCATTGATCTTACCCAGATGAGCCACGGTACAAGCCTGATTCTCGAGAAAATCATGTCCGGAAATCGCTACTACACCACACAAATCTCGATGAATCAGGCTGCCGAGCTGTGTCACGTGGCACACGAGCTGAAACTCGTGAATCTTCTGAAGCTGGTGGAGATGGATATGATCAGGCGTCCGTCTACATCGATGAAGCACGCCGTCGATGCTCTCGTTTTGGCGTTGAAGTTTGGAATGCTGGAGGCTGTGAACAAGTTGATCGATGAGattattttcgagtttttcaacgGCCTCGGGCTCGTCGGGTACTGTAAGAGCTCGACGGCGctggaaatgatttttgataagAACGAGATGATGTTGAAAGAGGAGATTGAAGTTGGACGGTTAAATTCAGAATGGAATGAGCCGTTGCCTGTTGGCCAAGAAGTCGTCCCGTCGTTGCCACGTGGAAATAATGCTCAGATCCCGAGAATCATGCTTAATGTGG
This is a stretch of genomic DNA from Caenorhabditis elegans chromosome V. It encodes these proteins:
- the Y116F11B.14 gene encoding Protein kinase domain-containing protein (Confirmed by transcript evidence), translating into MGKIRTFGMTNGIFKHSNQSILEDQDHVKKSTVEILMPAYVIGGPIRSIRVDKDRLFVLGMKNHPEVIDLTQMSHGTSLILEKIMSGNRYYTTQISMNQAAELCHVAHELKLVNLLKLVEMDMIRRPSTSMKHAVDALVLALKFGMLEAVNKLIDEIIFEFFNGLGLVGYCKSSTALEMIFDKNEMMLKEEIEVGRLNSEWNEPLPVGQEVVPSLPRGNNAQIPRIMLNVAKERIRSLVARPINSVKNGFAWISAQNLRRRGPRNHQDFPNFPD